In Bacteroides cellulosilyticus, the genomic stretch TGAATGCCATACGCTCAGACGAAGAGTTGGGAAATCTTCATTCTCTCTATGTAGACCAATGGGACTGGGAACGTGTCATCACTACCGAAGACCGGAACGTGAACTTCCTGAAAGAAATTGTGACCCGTATTTATGCAGCCATGATACGTACAGAATATATGGTGTATGAAATGTACCCTCAGATTAAGCCTTGTCTGCCTCAGAAGTTACATTTCATTCATGCGGAAGAGTTACGTCAACTTTATCCGGATCTGGAACCCAAATGTCGCGAACATGCCATTACGAAAAAATATGGTGCTGTATTCATTATCGGTATTGGCTGCAAACTAAGCGATGGAGAGAAACACGACGGACGCGCCCCGGACTATGATGACTATACCACAGAAGGGTTGAATGGTCTTCCGGGCTTGAATGGTGACCTTTTATTATGGGATAATGTATTGCAGCGCAGCATTGAGCTATCATCCATGGGTATCCGTGTAGATAAGGAAGCCCTGCAACGCCAGCTGAAACAAGAGGGAGAAGAAAAACGACTGGAACTCTATTTCCATAAACGTCTGATGAATGACACATTGCCCCTTTCTATAGGTGGTGGTATCGGGCAATCACGTCTTTGTATGTTCTATTTAAGAAAAGCTCATATCGGCGAAATTCAAGCCAGTATCTGGCCGGAAGATATGCGTGAGGAATGTAAGGAACACAATATTTACTTGATTTAATACTCAGATACAATCGAGTAGGAGGAAAACGGAGTAGTTTTCTTCCTACTTTCGTTTTCCGACCTCTCACACCACCACGCATGCCGTTCGGCACGTGGCGGTTCTTTATCTGCGATGCAATTTACTGTAATACTCCATCAAGGTAGGGTATCCCGATAGTTTCAATTTGTCATTGTTCATTGCAGAGGTAAGTATGCGACTACCGGCTACACTCCAATATCCCAATCGAGTATTGGCATGTTGCCAAGCATAAAACCTACTGATACCACACTTCTGCAAGTTTACAAACTTCGTTCTAATCTTCTTCCAACATTTCCAGATGCACATCCGTATTCTACGGCGAAGCCATTCGTCTATTCGTTTCAAATAACTCTGCATATCTGCTAACTGAAAGTAGTCTATCCACCCTCGTATAAACAGACGAAGTTCCACCTTGCGTTTATCATAGCCCATACCATTACTTCTTCCTGTCAACTCTTTCAACCGAGTTTTCAATTTAAGATAGCTTTTAGGATGGACAGATAGGCGACACTCTCCTTTATGAACATAAAATGAGTATCCCAAAAACTTCATTCCGCGAATATAACCAACGCTAGTCTTATCTACATTAACCTTTAAGAAAAGGTGCCTCTCAAGAAAAGTAGTTATACTCTCCTTTACACGTAACACAGAACGTTTACTCTTACAGAAAATCATGCAGTCATCAGCATAACGAACAAACTTGTGACCACGAGATGCCAACTCAATGTCCAATTCATGGAGCATGATGTTGCTCAGCAACGGACTCAAAGGACCACCTTGGACGGTGCCATGAGCACGGCTTTCGTAATGTCCACCCACCATTACACCAGAGATAAGGTATTTATGGATGAGGGAGATAACACGACCATCCTTCACTGTGCGAGACAAAATCTCTATCAGCTTGCTATGGTTGACCGTATCGAAGAACCTTTCCAAGTCCAAATCAACACAGTATCTGTAACCGTCACTGATATATGATTGGGCACGCTGCAAGGCCTGGTGAGCACTCCGTTTAGGCCGGAAACCAAAACTGTTGTCACTGAAGTGACGTTCGTAAAGTGGACTAAGCACCTGGCTGATGGATTGTTGAATAAGACGGTCAACAACGGTGGGAATACCTAATTGACGCTTCTTACCTCCATCTTTGGGAATTTCAACCCGGCGAACAGGATTGGGACGGTAGATACCGTCAAGCAAAGAGTTTATCAACTCATCCTTATGGAATTTAAGGTAAGGAAGTAAATCTTCCGTTTCCATCTTATCGACACCTCCACTGCCGCCATTGGACACAACCTGTTTGTAAGCACGGTTCATGTTCGCAGGTGACAAGATGCGCTCTAATAAATCATCTTTGGTAAATTGCACTTCCACGAGGTGGTTTTCAGTTATCCCAATAAAAGTCTGCACTCCGACATAGCTTTCGGATTCCGTCCTATCCTTCTGCCGGTAGTTATCACTCAATGTTGATATTTTCTGCATTCGTTCCTTCATCGGGTAACATTCATTGACTACTCGCTTAAATAAAGTTCAGACCTTCCCCGACTGTCGATTTTTTTTCCGGGTACTATGTCTTCTGCTGACTTCTCACAACAAGCTTTACTCCGTGCCTCTGAAAAAAAAATACATCCGCACGTCTGTGAGACCTCCCCAGTTAAGAATATATTCTTTCCATCTTATACCTGCCGGATTTACTTTGGATGTTTCCGGATAGTTATCGGGCTTTGTCTTGCATTGCAGACTTACCCACATCCTTTAGCCTTTTATCCGGTTTCTGTTCGTCAGGCCAGATGTTTGCCGAGACCTTCCTTTGGATTCCACCTCACGATGGACACCCTTGGCGTTGGCTAAACACTTCCCACTATCAGGGTGTGTAAGGGACTTGCACCCATTAGAATATATCCATGCTGGGCGAACAATAGAAAAGGCAGAGATTTTATGATTTCTGCCTTTTCTGTTTATCTCTGTTCGAAGAAATAAAAAGAATGCTCTATTACAGGAATCAGATTAAAATTGTATCTTAGCATCCGAAACTTTTAACACACAAAATTATGAACGTTCAAATAGAAGAAAGTTGGAAAGCACGTTTGGAACCGGAATTTGAAAAAGATTATTTTCATACACTAACGGATTTTGTACGGGAAGAATACAGTCATTATCCGATATACCCTCCGGGAAAGCTCATATTCAACGCTTTCAATCTTTGCCCATTCGATAAGGTGAAAGTAGTTATCATCGGTCAGGACCCTTACCACGGTCCCGGACAAGCTCATGGTTTATGCTTTTCTGTGAACGACGGAGTTCGTTTCCCTCCTTCATTGATTAATATATTCAAAGAAATAAAAGATGATATTGGTACAGATGCTCCCACCACTGGAAATCTGACCCGCTGGGCCGAGCAAGGCGTCCTGCTCCTGAATGCAACCTTAACTGTCCGTGCCCATCAGGCAGGTTCTCATCAGAACCGCGGCTGGGAGACTTTTACGGACGCCGCCATACGTGTCCTTGCCGAACAGCGTGAACACCTCGTATTCATCCTCTGGGGATCTTATGCACAGCGTAAGGGTGCATTCATCGACCGGAGCAAGCATCTTGTTCTGACTTCTGCACATCCCTCTCCCCTATCTGCCTACAATGGCTTCTTTGGAAATAAGCATTTTAGCAGAGCGAATGCCTA encodes the following:
- the asnA gene encoding aspartate--ammonia ligase, which produces MSYLIKPKGYKPLLDLKQTELGIKQIKEFFQLNLSSELRLRRVTAPLFVLKGMGINDDLNGVERAVSFPIKDLGDAQAEVVHSLAKWKRLTLADYNIESGYGIYTDMNAIRSDEELGNLHSLYVDQWDWERVITTEDRNVNFLKEIVTRIYAAMIRTEYMVYEMYPQIKPCLPQKLHFIHAEELRQLYPDLEPKCREHAITKKYGAVFIIGIGCKLSDGEKHDGRAPDYDDYTTEGLNGLPGLNGDLLLWDNVLQRSIELSSMGIRVDKEALQRQLKQEGEEKRLELYFHKRLMNDTLPLSIGGGIGQSRLCMFYLRKAHIGEIQASIWPEDMREECKEHNIYLI
- the ltrA gene encoding group II intron reverse transcriptase/maturase, which encodes MKERMQKISTLSDNYRQKDRTESESYVGVQTFIGITENHLVEVQFTKDDLLERILSPANMNRAYKQVVSNGGSGGVDKMETEDLLPYLKFHKDELINSLLDGIYRPNPVRRVEIPKDGGKKRQLGIPTVVDRLIQQSISQVLSPLYERHFSDNSFGFRPKRSAHQALQRAQSYISDGYRYCVDLDLERFFDTVNHSKLIEILSRTVKDGRVISLIHKYLISGVMVGGHYESRAHGTVQGGPLSPLLSNIMLHELDIELASRGHKFVRYADDCMIFCKSKRSVLRVKESITTFLERHLFLKVNVDKTSVGYIRGMKFLGYSFYVHKGECRLSVHPKSYLKLKTRLKELTGRSNGMGYDKRKVELRLFIRGWIDYFQLADMQSYLKRIDEWLRRRIRMCIWKCWKKIRTKFVNLQKCGISRFYAWQHANTRLGYWSVAGSRILTSAMNNDKLKLSGYPTLMEYYSKLHRR
- a CDS encoding uracil-DNA glycosylase; translation: MNVQIEESWKARLEPEFEKDYFHTLTDFVREEYSHYPIYPPGKLIFNAFNLCPFDKVKVVIIGQDPYHGPGQAHGLCFSVNDGVRFPPSLINIFKEIKDDIGTDAPTTGNLTRWAEQGVLLLNATLTVRAHQAGSHQNRGWETFTDAAIRVLAEQREHLVFILWGSYAQRKGAFIDRSKHLVLTSAHPSPLSAYNGFFGNKHFSRANAYLKEHGEQEIAW